The sequence GCAGTATCTTCGCGGAAGCCGCGCGGACCTTCGGCAGCCTCACGCCGTACCAGAAGCAGTAGGCCTTGCCCGCGAAGTTGTACGTGTTCATGCCGAAGCTCAGCTTGATGCTCGGATCCCAGGTCAGAGGAATCTGCTCGGGGTCCTCGGGGCACATGAAGACACCGAGCTGGTCATCCACGTACGGCTTCACGATGTCCATCCACCGGCGCGTCGAGCTGACCCAGATCCGCGGGTAGGTCCCGCGGTCCGCCACGTGCATCACCATGCCGACGCCCAACTGGCGCTGGTTGCTCGCACATTGCGTCTGCAGAGCGCGCCGCCGTCCGCTCACCAGGGCCGGGACCAGCAGGCCGACCAGGATCGCGATGATCGCGATGACGACCATGAGTTCGATCAGGGTGAACGCGGCGATGGCTCTGGCCGGCCGACTCATCGGGGAACGCATCAGTGACTCCTCATTGGGGCACGAACCGGCGGCCGCTTCGGGCGAGGACGCCCGTGCGTGCGTAGCATGATCTTCAAAAACATGATACGCATCGGCCGGCCCGTCGTCAAATGCACCGGGGTCTTTTGTGGCGGGCGGGGACACGCCACCCTCTCGGAGGGCAGCGCCGGCCGGGCTGCTCGTGCAGGCTCTGAGCCGCGTGCGGTGGCAGCCCATGAACAGCGTTGCAGGGAACCGAGAACGCCCTCCCTGGGCGGGTGCCCGGTGTGGTGACGACAGGGGGGCCTTGCGGTTGCCTTTGTGGATTGGACACGGCAGGCCGTTGCGCGCATAATGGCTTCACACTATCGAGAGGACGTCGCCATGGTCCTTCGCCTGGTCGGGTCTGCTGCGCTCGTGATTCTGGCTCTGGCGCTCCTCTGTCCGGGAGCCGTTTGGGCCGATG comes from Candidatus Brocadiaceae bacterium and encodes:
- a CDS encoding type II secretion system protein, which gives rise to MRSPMSRPARAIAAFTLIELMVVIAIIAILVGLLVPALVSGRRRALQTQCASNQRQLGVGMVMHVADRGTYPRIWVSSTRRWMDIVKPYVDDQLGVFMCPEDPEQIPLTWDPSIKLSFGMNTYNFAGKAYCFWYGVRLPKVRAASAKILLADCTPGHYYVGSGSSFQHPVQYVDYRHAGDSFNALFCDGHVARKTITTQFDWDVSMSSPPEEDPDEEE